The following are encoded together in the bacterium genome:
- a CDS encoding propionyl-CoA carboxylase, which yields MSWKPEVEGIEARRELARKLGGSEAVDTQHAKGRLTVRERIDALIDPGTLREQGPIAGQPEKDDEGRLTGFSAANYVLGLAKIEGRLCAVGGEDFTQKGGSPSPAGLRKSVFAEELAIRYRVPLVRFLEGGGGSVPRAGKSGGGGQGGGEGLHSSPRFMSIMRVMAEVPVVSAALGPVAGLPASRLVASHFSVMTRKTAQILVAGPALVARARKIEMTKEELGGAKVHARSGVVDNLAVDEADAFAQIRRFLSYLPTNVEQPAPVIPCDDDPGRREEELLSIIPRDRRKAHKIRHLIEMITDRGSFFEMTSGFGRGLVAGLARLNGQPVGIMANDPYFYAGAMSAEGAQKVTRFVDLCDTFHLPIVSLVDEPGFMIGPDAEKQATIRHGTAALFSVMQSTVPWVSVILRKVFGVAGAAHFGPGGHILAWPSAESGALPLEGGVAVAFRREIEAAEDPEAKRREIEERISSQRDPYARAEGFGVNDMIDPRDTRAALCDWVEWIQPRLAEHLGPRAYTVRP from the coding sequence ATGAGCTGGAAGCCAGAAGTCGAAGGAATCGAAGCACGACGAGAACTCGCCCGCAAACTCGGCGGAAGCGAGGCCGTCGATACCCAACATGCGAAGGGCCGCCTGACCGTGCGCGAGCGCATCGACGCACTGATCGACCCGGGCACACTGCGCGAACAGGGTCCGATCGCCGGACAGCCCGAAAAAGACGACGAGGGCCGACTGACCGGCTTTTCCGCGGCAAACTACGTACTGGGCCTGGCCAAGATCGAAGGGCGGCTATGTGCTGTCGGTGGGGAGGACTTCACACAGAAGGGCGGATCCCCCTCGCCCGCCGGCCTGCGTAAGTCGGTCTTCGCCGAGGAACTGGCGATCCGTTACCGAGTGCCTCTGGTGCGATTCCTCGAAGGCGGCGGAGGCAGCGTGCCGCGTGCGGGAAAATCCGGCGGCGGCGGACAAGGCGGCGGGGAGGGTCTGCACTCTTCGCCTCGTTTCATGTCGATCATGCGCGTGATGGCCGAGGTTCCTGTGGTATCAGCCGCCCTCGGACCGGTCGCCGGTCTGCCGGCTTCACGACTGGTGGCATCACACTTCTCGGTCATGACTCGCAAGACCGCGCAGATTCTCGTTGCGGGTCCCGCACTCGTTGCACGGGCGCGAAAAATCGAAATGACCAAAGAGGAACTCGGCGGAGCCAAGGTTCACGCGCGCAGCGGAGTGGTTGACAATCTGGCGGTCGACGAAGCCGATGCGTTCGCTCAGATCCGGCGCTTTCTCTCCTACTTGCCGACGAATGTGGAGCAACCCGCACCCGTCATCCCATGTGACGACGATCCGGGCCGGCGCGAGGAAGAACTGCTCTCCATCATTCCGCGTGACCGGCGCAAAGCTCACAAGATCCGTCACCTGATCGAAATGATCACCGATCGCGGCTCGTTTTTCGAAATGACGTCCGGCTTCGGTCGAGGCCTCGTCGCAGGTCTCGCCCGACTGAACGGACAGCCCGTCGGAATCATGGCAAACGACCCCTACTTCTACGCGGGAGCCATGAGTGCCGAAGGCGCCCAGAAGGTCACGCGTTTCGTCGACCTGTGCGACACCTTTCATCTGCCCATCGTCAGCCTTGTGGACGAGCCCGGGTTCATGATCGGACCAGATGCGGAGAAGCAGGCGACGATCCGCCACGGTACAGCGGCGTTGTTCTCGGTGATGCAATCGACAGTGCCCTGGGTCTCGGTGATTTTGCGCAAGGTCTTTGGTGTGGCGGGAGCGGCCCACTTCGGACCCGGCGGCCACATCCTGGCATGGCCCTCCGCGGAATCCGGTGCGCTACCTCTGGAGGGCGGCGTCGCCGTAGCCTTCCGTCGCGAGATTGAAGCCGCCGAAGATCCCGAAGCGAAGCGGCGCGAGATCGAGGAGCGCATCTCATCCCAGCGCGACCCCTACGCGCGCGCAGAGGGCTTCGGCGTCAACGATATGATCGATCCGCGCGACACGCGGGCGGCATTATGCGACTGGGTCGAGTGGATCCAGCCTCGACTCGCGGAGCACCTGGGCCCGCGCGCCTATACCGTCCGCCCCTGA
- a CDS encoding MFS transporter, with amino-acid sequence MRMRTPPDSALSKLPAVHRLFPGVFYGWLIVFGSALVSFVCVGVGFYSQAVLLDSLVETRGFTRESISAASSLYFMVAGIAGSLIGLAIDRWGPRLWIISGSCLMAGGLAAIGRAQNLQMVYAFYVFMAIGFAMCTSVPNNAIITRWFVSLRTRAMSVSQTGVSVGGIVVVPMATWLILHNGLESATALLALVIVAVALPVTVFILRWDPAEFGLEPDGAFELAHSDPRVSMEVQRRIWTLAEAVSTAAFRRLAIAFGMMLFAQVGFLIHTLSYLRPILGANPAALALSTVAGGSIIGRLAVGFFADQFEKRRLAAVLFCVQGVAVLVLSFVTDWRAVYLACLFVGFTIGNIFMFQSLLASELFGIPSFGTVFGALQLCTQVISSLGPLALGWLSVQLGGYPAGLRVLAFLAFIAALIVSTVRPPLPLVVESQGRTV; translated from the coding sequence ATGCGAATGCGAACACCTCCCGATTCTGCACTCAGCAAGCTCCCCGCGGTTCACCGTCTATTTCCCGGCGTTTTCTACGGGTGGCTGATCGTCTTTGGAAGTGCACTCGTTTCCTTTGTCTGCGTGGGAGTCGGCTTCTACAGCCAGGCCGTCCTGCTCGACAGTCTCGTGGAAACCCGAGGTTTTACACGGGAATCGATTTCAGCTGCATCGAGTCTGTATTTCATGGTTGCGGGAATCGCTGGCAGTCTGATCGGTCTGGCGATCGATCGCTGGGGGCCCAGGCTTTGGATCATCTCCGGATCGTGTCTGATGGCGGGGGGCCTCGCGGCCATCGGTCGAGCGCAGAACCTGCAGATGGTGTACGCGTTCTACGTCTTTATGGCGATCGGGTTCGCCATGTGCACCTCGGTTCCGAACAACGCGATCATCACACGCTGGTTCGTCTCGCTGCGGACGCGCGCGATGAGTGTCTCGCAAACGGGAGTTTCAGTCGGGGGTATCGTCGTCGTGCCGATGGCGACCTGGTTGATCCTGCACAATGGTCTGGAAAGCGCGACTGCACTGCTTGCGCTGGTCATTGTGGCCGTGGCGCTGCCGGTCACGGTATTCATCCTGCGTTGGGATCCGGCGGAGTTCGGATTGGAGCCCGACGGTGCTTTCGAGCTAGCCCACTCTGATCCCCGGGTCTCGATGGAAGTCCAGAGGCGTATCTGGACTCTGGCAGAAGCCGTTTCGACTGCGGCCTTCCGACGGCTCGCGATCGCGTTCGGGATGATGCTATTTGCTCAGGTCGGCTTTCTGATCCACACGCTCTCGTATCTTCGTCCTATCTTGGGAGCGAACCCGGCTGCTCTCGCACTGAGCACGGTGGCCGGTGGAAGCATCATCGGCCGCCTGGCGGTCGGCTTTTTCGCGGACCAATTCGAAAAGCGCCGCCTCGCGGCCGTCCTTTTCTGCGTTCAAGGAGTTGCAGTCCTGGTCCTCAGCTTCGTCACGGACTGGCGCGCCGTCTATCTGGCGTGCCTGTTCGTGGGCTTCACGATCGGCAATATCTTCATGTTTCAGTCACTACTGGCGAGCGAACTCTTCGGCATACCATCATTCGGTACGGTGTTTGGTGCGCTACAGCTGTGTACGCAGGTGATCAGTTCGCTCGGCCCACTTGCGCTGGGCTGGTTGTCGGTGCAATTGGGAGGTTACCCGGCCGGTCTGCGCGTCCTGGCGTTCCTGGCCTTCATCGCCGCGTTGATCGTCTCGACCGTGCGCCCACCCCTTCCTCTCGTCGTCGAGTCTCAGGGGCGGACGGTATAG